Part of the Cloacibacterium caeni genome is shown below.
TCAGACGAAGAAGAAAAAGCGGCGCTTCTCGCCATTTTATTGCACGATGTAGGTCATGGTCCGTATTCTCACGCTTTAGAAAGTCTTTTGATGGAAGATTGGCATCACGAGAAACTTTCGATTTTATTGATGAAAAAATTGAATGATGAGTTTAATGGAGAGTTAGATTTGGCGATAGAAATGTTCCAAGGAAAATACCATCGTAAATTCTTTAACCAATTGATTACTTCACAGTTAGATGTGGATAGGTTGGATTATTTGAAGCGAGACAGTTTCTTTACGGGAGTTTCAGAAGGAAGTGTGAACACGCAGAGAATTATTTCGATGATGAATGTGAAAGATGATGAACTTCTGATTGATGAAAAAGGAGTTTATTCAATTGAAAATTTCCTCACAGCGAGAATGTTTATGTATTGGCAAGTTTACTATCATAAAACATCGGCTTTGGCAGAACATCTTTTGGTGAAAATTTTGAGCAGAGCAAAACAGCTTATTTCTGAAGGAAAACAAGTGGAAGCTTACGGAAATTTGAAATATTTCTTGTACAAAACTGATTTCGAAAAAGCGACAGAAGAAGATGTGAATCGTTTTACACAATTGGATGATACAGATGTACTGAGCGCGATAAAAACTTGGCAAAATGCTGATGATTTTGTGTTGAGTTATTTCTGTAAAGCGGTGGTTCAGAGAAAATTCCCAAAAACGGTATTTTCTTCTCAAAAATTTGAAGAATCAGAAATTTTAGAAAAAATAGAACGAGCCAATCAGAAATTTGGCATCGAAAATGGGGATCAATTGGTGGAACAAATCAGCAGAACTTTGCTTCCTTATGATAATCAAAAACAACCGATTTTTTTGCTCAAAAGAGACGGAAGAAAGATAAAGTTGGAAGACGCAGAAACTCAAATTCTATCAGCGCATATCAATCAACCCACCACCAAAAACATTCTGTTTTTCCCTAGAGAAATTTAAGTTTTCAAAAAACTAAAAATTGTATGAGTGTAATAAGATTTTCGTATCTTTGCACGATATGGAATTTACTGCAGCTCAAATTGCAAGTTTTATCAATGGAAAAATCTTGGGAGACGAAAATGCCTCAATTACAGGTGTTTCGCCCATAGAGAATGCGCAAAATGGTCAACTCTCTTTTGTTTCTCAAGAAAAATTTGCAGAATTTATTTCACTTTCAGAAGCCTCTGTGATCATTGTTTCTGAAAAATTTGTTAAAGAAGAAAACTATAAACCTACACTTATTGTAGTAGAAGACGCTTATTTGGCTTTTCAGGTTTTAATGAATCTCTATCAACAGATGAGAGAAGAAAAAAAATCAGGAATTGAACAACCTTCTACCATTGCAGACAGTGCAACAATAGGCGAAAATGTCTACGTGGGTGCACATTCTTATATCTCAGATAAATCAAAAATCGGTAACGGAACACAGATTTTCCCTCAAGTTTACATCGGAAAAAATGTAAAAATTGGCGATAACTCTATTATTTATAGCGGTGCTAGAATTTATGATTACTGTGTGGTTGGTGATAATTGCATCATTCATTCTAATACTGTGGTAGGAAGTGATGGCTTCGGTTTTCAACCTACGAAAGATGGCTATCAAAAAATTCCACAATTAGGGAATGTAGTTATAGAAAATAATGTAGAAATAGGTTCTAATTGCAGTATAGATAGAGGAACTATCGGTTCTACTGTTATTGGCGAAGGAACTAAAATAGATAATCTGATTCAGATTGCTCATAACGTAAAAATTGGTAAAAATAACGTTATCGCAGCACAAGCTGGTATAGCTGGTTCTACCGTTATTGGAGACTGGAATATGATTGGCGGACAAACTGGTGTTGCTGGTCATCTCAAAATAGGTAACCAGATTAGAGTACAAGCGCAGAGCGGAATAAATAGAGATGTACAAGACGGGGAAACACTCTTCGGAACACCTGCTTTCAATGCCGGTGATTACAGAAGAAGCTATGTGCTTTTCAGAAAATTCCCTGAAATTGTTGAACGAATAAATAATCTAGAAAAAAACTCAAAAGAAAATACTAATGAGTGAAAAACAGAAGACTTTAGGTAAAGAAGTATCACTTTCTGGAATTGGACTTCACACAGGAAGACAAGTAAACCTTACCATGAAACCTGCTAAAGAAAATACAGGTTTTGTATTTGTAAGAACAGACTTAGAAGGTAATCCTCAAGTGGAAGCAGATGTAAATTATGTAACGACTACAGAAAGAGGTACTACGTTAGAAAAATTAGGTGTTAAAATCCATACTTGTGAGCATTTATTAGCTGCTCTAGTAGGAATGGATATTGATAATGCTATCTTAGAAATGAACAGTGCAGAACCACCAATTATGGATGGTTCTTCTAAATTTTTCGTAGAAGCAATAGAAGAAGCTGGAGTGGTAGAACAAGAGCAAAATAGAGAATATTTAGTCATCAAAGAAGTGATGAACTATGTAGACCCTAATACAGGCTCAGAAATTACCATTATTCCTTCTGAAAACTACGAAATTACTACAATGGTAGATTTCGGGACTAAAATTTTAGGAACTCAGAATGCTTCTCTTAAAAATATTACAGATTTTAAAGATGAAATTTCATCAGCGAGAACTTTCAGTTTCTTACACGAATTAGAAATGCTTTTAGATAGTGGCTTAATTAAAGGTGGAGATATTTCTAACGCTATTGTTTATGTAGACAAAGAATTAACTCCAGAAACCGCTGAAAAACTTAAAAAAGCTTTCGGTAAAGAAGAAGTTACCATAAGACCTAATGGTATTTTAGATAATCTTACCCTTAATTATCCTAATGAAGCTGCGCGTCATAAATTGCTAGATGTAATCGGTGATTTAGCTTTAACGGGAGTAAAAATTAAAGGAAAAGTAATTGCTACTAAACCTGGACATTTCGTGAATACACAATTTGCGAAAAAACTAAACAGACAGTGGAAATTACAAAAAAAGAAAAACGTGCCAGATTTTGATTTAAAAGCAGAACCTGTTTTTGATATTAACGGGATTATGCGTCTTTTACCACATAGACCACCATTTTTGTTGATTGATAAGATTTTAGAATTATCAGAATCTCATGTGGTAGGTCTTAAAAATGTTTCGATGAATGAACCTTTTTTTGTAGGTCATTTTCCTAAAGAACCAGTAATGCCTGGTGTTTTACAAATCGAAGCTATGGCTCAAGCTGGAGGTATTTTAGTCTTGGCAAATGTTCCAGACCCAGAAAATTATTCCACTTATTTTGTTAAAATAGATAAGGTAAAGTTCAAGAAAAAAGTAATTCCTGGAGATACTCTTATTTTTAAAATAGAACTAATAGAACCTATAAGAAGAGGCATTGTTCACATGCAAGGTTACGGTTACGTAGGAGATAGCGTAGTAGTAGAAGCAGAATTGATGGCTCAAGTTGCTAAAACCAAATTAGACTCATGATTCATCAATTAGCCGCTGTAGACAGACGTGCCAAAATTGGCAAAGATGTTACCATAGAACCTTTTACCACCATTGCTGCAGACGTAGAAATAGGAGAAGGAACTTGGATTGGTCCCAATGTTACCATTATGGATGGTGCAAGAATTGGTAAAAACTGTAGAATTTTTCCCGGAACGGTAATTTCTGCAATTCCACAAGATTTGAAATTTGATGGTGAACAAACATTGACCATTATTGGAGACAATACTACCATCAGAGAATGTGTAACCGTCAACAGGGGAACCAAAGCATTAGGCTATACCAAAGTAGGAAATGATTGCCTTATCATGGCTACTTCTCACATCGCTCATGACTGTGTTCTAGGAAACCATGTCATCATTGTAAACGGTTGCGGAATTGCAGGACACGTAGAAATAGGAGATTTCACTGTAATGGGAGGTCTTTCTGCGGTACACCAATTTGGCAAAATAGGCAAACACGTGATGATTTCTGGAGGAACACTCGTAAGAAAAGATATTCCACCTTATGTAAAAGTAGCGAGAGAACCTATGTCTTATGCAGGAATTAATTCTGTGGGATTAAGAAGAAGAGGTTTCAGTAATGATAGAATTTTAGAAATTCAAAAAATCTACAAATATCTTTTTCAATCTAAAATGAATGTTTCTCAGGCTACAAGATTCATCGAAAACGAAATGCCACCTACGGAAGAAAGAGACGAGATTTTAGAATTTATTAAAAATTCACCTCGTGGAATTGTAAAAGGTTACGGAACAGGAAAAGAATAAAAACATATTTTAAAAAATAATAAATATTAATGGCAACAAGTAATGATATTAAAAAAGGTCTTTGTATAGAATTCAACAATGACATTTATAAAGTAATCGAATTTTTACACGTAAAACCAGGAAAAGGTCCTGCTTTCGTAAGAACTAAACTAAAATCTGTAACCAATGGAAAAGTAATTGATAATACTTTTTCTGCAGGTCATAAAATAGACGAAGTAAAAGTAATTACTCGTAAATTTCAATACTTATATGATGATGAGAATGGTTTCCACTTCATGAATAACGAAGATTTCTCTCAAATGTATTTGAACAAAGAAATGATTGAAAACGCTCAATTCATGAAAGCGGGTGAAGAAGTAACCATCATTATGAAAGAAGCAGACGAAACTCCACTTTCAGCTGAAATTCCACCTACTGTTTACCTAGAAGTAATAGAAGCAGATCCAGGTGTAAAAGGAAACACTGCAACGAATGCACTTAAAAATGCCATCGTAGAAACGGGTGCTAGAGTTTTGGTTCCGCTTTTCATAGAAGCTGGTGACAAAATTAAAGTAAACACAGAAGACGGTACTTACCTAGAAAGAGTAAAATAATTTGAGAAGTGGGAAACGAGTTGCGAGTTTTTCTCGTATCTCGTATCTCGTATCTCGTATCTCTATAAAATATGACTTTCAAATCTCCACAAACCCTTAAAACCATTGCCGAACTCATCGGTGCGAAATATGTAGGCGACGAAAATTTTCAAATTTTTGGAACCAATGAAATCCATCGCGTAAAAAAAGGAGAAATAGTCTTTGTCAATCATCCTAAATATTATGACAAAGCGCTTCATTCCGAAGCTACCATCATTTTGATAGATAAAGAAGTTGCTTGTCCAGAAGGAAAAGCACTTTTGGTTTCTGATGATCCTTTCAGAGACTTTAATAAAATCAACGACCATTTTACGGGTATTCAAACTTTTGAAACTACTGGTAACAATCTTTCTATTGGCGAAAATTGTAAAATTCACCCTTCTGTAATCATCGGAAATGATGTGAAAATTGGGGATAATTGTATGATTTTCCCAAATGTAGTTATTGGTGACAGAACGGTCATTGGCAATAATTGTATCATTCAGGCAGGAACTGTTTTAGGTGGCGATGCTTTCTATTACAACAAAAATGCGGAAGGTTACAGAAAAATGCTTTCCGTAGGAAATGTGATTTTAGAAGATGAGGTAGAAATCGGGGTTAACTGTTGCATAGACCGTGGTGTTACAGATTCTACCATCATCAAAAAAGGCTCAAAACTTGATAATTTAATCCAAATAGGTCACGACACTGTACTTGGCGAAAGAACTCTAGTAGCTTCAGGAGCGATGATTGCAGGTTGTTGTATCATAGAAGATGATGTACAAGTTTGGGGTCAAGTGGGTATGGCTTCTGGTAAAAGAGTAGGAAAAGGAGCGGTACTTTTAGGTAAAACTGGAGTGAACAGAGACTTAGAAGGTGGCAAAACTTATTTCGGTAGCTTAGCCGAAGAATTTAGAGAGTATTTAAAGAAAGAAATAAAGCTTAAAAATTTGTAATAATGAAAAAAGTTATTGTATTATTTATTTTTATTTTACACAGTTTTTTTTATGCACAATCAAAAGATATTGATTGTAAAATAAAATTTGTAGATGGAAAAGAGCTAAATGCTAAAGTGAGATTTAGAGTTAGCATGTTCTATGAAAATGAAATTTATGAAAATAGCATAACTCAAAAAAATGTAATTTTTGTAAATGAAAAGGGCAAAAAAGAAAAGCATCTTTTTAATGAATTCAAAAGTATTGAATTTATAGATTTAAAAGGAAAAGAGAGAATATTTGAAAGACCGATTGAAAAATATGGACTTTTTGAATTAATTTATGAAGGCAAAAAAATAAAATGGTACCGAGATTATAATGAAAATATGTATGATCATTCTCAAGGTTCCTACGAAATTATTGTAAAAAGTCCGAATGAGTATGTTTTCTTGGATGTTTTAACTAATAATAGAAAGAAGCTTAAAGAAATAATGTATGATAGACCAGATTTATTTCAATTAATTGAGCAAATCAATTATAATAGATTAAAAGATGAACAATTAATTGAAGTATTAAAAAAATATGATGAATAAAATCCTAATTTTTTTATACCATAAATAATAATTAAATTTGTAAAAAGTAAAATATAATCGCTGAAAGCCAAAAGCTGAAAGCCAAAAGCAAAAAATAAAATCATGTCAGTATTAGTAAATAAAGATTCAAAGGTAATCGTACAAGGATTTACAGGAAACGAAGGAACTTTTCATGCAACTCAAATGATTGAATACGGAACCAACGTAGTAGGTGGTGTAACTCCAGGAAAAGGAGGAACTGAACATCTTGGTAAGCCAGTTTTCAACACTGTTGCAGACGCAGTTGCTAAAGCAGGAGCTAATGTTTCTATTATTTTTGTACCACCTGCATTTGCTGCAGATGCTGTAATGGAAGCTGCAGAAGCTGGAATTAAAGTAATCGTTTGTATTACAGAAGGAATTCCGGTAGCTGATATGGTAAAAGTAAAAGAATATATTAAAGACAAAGGTGCTAGATTAATCGGTCCTAACTGCCCTGGAATTATCACTTCAGACGAAGCTAAAATCGGTATTATGCCAGGTTTCGTTTTCAAAAAAGGTAGAGTAGGTATTGTTTCTAAATCAGGTACTTTAACTTACGAAGCTGCAGACCAAGTGGTAAGAGCTGGTTTCGGTGTTTCTACTGCAATCGGTATTGGTGGTGACCCAATCATCGGAACAACTACTAAAGAAGCTTTAGAATTATTCATCAACGACCCAGAAACTGATGCAGTAGTGATGATTGGTGAAATTGGTGGTTCTCTAGAAGCTGAAGCGGCAAGATGGTACAGAGATTCTGGTTCTAAAAAACCAGTAGTAGGTTTCATCGCTGGTCAAACTGCTCCTAAAGGTAGAACTATGGGACACGCTGGTGCAATCGTAGGTGGTGCTGAAGATACGGCTCAAGCAAAAATGCAAATCATGGAGGAATGCGGAATCAACGTTGTAGCTTCTCCAGCTGATATCGGTAAAACTATTGCTAAAGTATTAGGATAAATCATTATCTTTGATATTACAAATATTTTAAACTTCATAATAATCTTTATTATGAAGTTTTTATTTAAATAAAACACAATGAAAACAAATGTTAACACTTGGCTTCAGAAATTATTGATCATTTCTGTGGGCTTCATTTTTACCCCTATTTTTTCGCAAGTAGATTTTTCTTCTACCAGATTTGGTCTCATTGCAGGGCCTACGTATTCAAGAATTCAAAATGCGCACAACCCTTCTTCTTCTAGAATTTCGTTTTATGGAGGAGCATTGGCAATCATTCCAATTGGAGGAGATGACATGTTTTATTTGCAACCACAAGTAGAATATTTAAGTGCAGGTGAAAAAGGGGACGGAGAAACCGTTTACGCGAATAATTACTTAAGTGTTCCTGTTTATTTTAAAGCTTATTTTTCTGAGGCAGAATCAGAGTTTTTTGGACAATTAGGACCGAGATTCGGTTTTTTACTCAGTCAAAAAGTTGAAAATCCTTCCAGAAGCATCTATAATGTAGAAGAATTTGGTAAAGCAGCAGCGTTTGATTTAGCCATTTCTGCAGGTTTAGGATTTAGCTACAAAAGAAAATTAGAAATTGTAGGAAGATTTGATTTTGGAGTAAGCAATAATTTACCAGATTTAATGGGAAAAGAACCACAAGATGGTGCTACCAACTCTACGAAAAGACAACACGTTTTAAGCGCAGGAATTACCTATATTTTTGATTAAAATTAAAAATTTAAAATATTAAATAAACCTCAAGGAATTTTTCTTGAGGTTTTTTGTTTTATCTTAAAAGTACAAAAACCAAAGCTAAAATCGCTGGTAATGCTTGTACAAAAAATATTTTTCTAGAAGCAGTAAGCGCACCATAAATTCCCGCTACGATTACACAACCCAAAAAGAAAAACTGAATATTCTTTTGCCATTCTGGAATTTCTATGAAGAAACTCCAGATTAATCCTGCTGCCAAAAACCCATTATACAAGCCTTGATTGGCGGCTAATTTTTTGGTAGGTTTAAAGAGTTCATTTGGCAAAGAACCTTTAAAAGTTTTCTTGCCCAAAGTTTCCCAAGCAAACATCTCCATATATAAAATGTAAAGATGTTCTAGGGCTACTAATGCGACTAAAATGGTGGAGAGGGTTTGCATGGTAGATTTTATGAATTAAAATTAATTGTAATTGATTTTGATGTAAAGTAATTGAAATTAAATCTTGTTGAATTCAAGTTCTATTTTATTTTTCTCTATTATTACATCTGAATATTTCGTAATGATTTTCTTTTTTTTCAGAAGGGATAAAACAAAATACTAGATTTACCAATATTAAAAGTTTTTCCATTTGAATAAATAATTTCTGTAATTTCCTTATAAATATAATCTCCCTTTATATATAATGTCGTTTTAATTTAATTAGTCAATAAATCAAAAACTCTAATTATTCCATTTTCCAAATTGTTGTAATCTTCACTAAAATGGCTGTGGTTTACTCCAAAACCAACAGTTAACTCATCTTTATTAATGGACAACCAAAATTTTGAATCTTTCAACTCCAAAAATTTTGTTTCATGTCCTTGAGAAAAAATTACTTTTTCGCCAAGTTTTTCTTTCAGCAAGTTATAAATGTCTTCAAATTTTTTTTCGTGAGTTTTCATTTGGCAATAATATTAGCTCATAAATTTAAGCTAAGTATTTTTTAAATTTTGCTTACTTTTTTTGATTTTTTTAAATCTTTTCTAATTTTAGAATTGTGTATTAAACCTGGTAATCCTATGCTTTTACGATTTTTATTTACTTGTATTGAGTCAATGATTTCAACACCATTAAATCCATAAATAGTTTTGTTTTGTTTTTCTACGAATAATAAATTATAGTCTATCATCATTGCGTAATCTCTTGGAGAACACTCACCTGATTTGACGTATTCAGGTAATTTTTTCTCAAAATATGGATATTTGTCACTTTCAATCATATGAGTTAAAAATGTAAGCATAGGAAACCAACCAATTTTATCACTAGAAGGGAAGCCATAATTTTCAAATGTCCATATTAATAATCTGGCGTTTTTATCTACATTTTTTTTGACTAATTTTAAATTAGTTGGTCTTTCTTCTTGATCTCTTTTTAAAGCTATTTTAAAAGAGTCAATTAGAGTTTTATTTAAATTTTTGTTCCAATTTTTAATCACATTATTTACGTCAGAGCTATCAACTTTATATTTTTCTAATAAATAGATGATCTTTTTGTCATTTTTCTTTGTTTCCCAATTGTAACCATTTAATTTAACTAATTTTAGTAAGCTTTTCTTTCCACCAAAGTTTTTGTTGTAATAATCAGATAATATAATAAAATTTTCAAATTCATTAAGTCTATCATCATTTTTGGGTTCAAATTTTTTAAATACTTTTCTATATTTTTTTAATGATTTAATGGTATCATTTTCAAAGCGCATAATACTATCCGCAATTAAAACTTTATTATAATAAACTATGTAATTTGTTTTTTGGTTTTTACAAGAAATTAAAAGAATTAATAAAATGAATGTAAGAAAGCTTTTCATGATTTTTTTTTTTTGCTAATTTAACAAAAAAATCGTCACATCACTGCAACGATTTTATCATTTATAACTCATAACTCATCACTCATCACTGAGTTTAGCTTGTTCTAATCCATTTCCAAAGTTCTTTAAAAGTGGCTTTGTTGCCGTACATTAGAATTCCTACTCTGTAAATTTTGGCAGCCAAATACACCATTCCAAGCGTAGAAATCACCAATAAGAAAATAGAAAGTGCAATTTGCCAAACAGGAACGCCAAAAGGAATTCTCGCAATCATAGCTACTGGTGAAGTAAGCGGAATAATAGATAACCAAAAAGCCATCGGTCCTTCTGGATTATTGATTAACCCAAAGCTTCCATACATTCCCAGCATTAATGGTAAAATACCAATCATGGTAAATTGTTGGGTTTCGGTTTCATTGTCTACGGCAGAACCAATCGCTGCATACATAGAACTGTAAAAAATGTAGCCCAACAAAAAGAAAACGATGAACACAAAAATGATAATTCCGAAATTCATGTCCAAAAGAGAGTGCGAAATTTCTGCGAAAACGCTTTGAATATCTAATTTATCCAACGGAATTTCTTCTTGCTGAGGAAGATTTCCAGAAATTTTAGAAAAACCTT
Proteins encoded:
- a CDS encoding HD domain-containing protein produces the protein MSTNKLKIINDPVHGFIKIPYEILYDVLEHRYFQRLRRISQTGLLSLVFPGATHTRFHHALGAMHLMFTALETLKLKNVKISDEEEKAALLAILLHDVGHGPYSHALESLLMEDWHHEKLSILLMKKLNDEFNGELDLAIEMFQGKYHRKFFNQLITSQLDVDRLDYLKRDSFFTGVSEGSVNTQRIISMMNVKDDELLIDEKGVYSIENFLTARMFMYWQVYYHKTSALAEHLLVKILSRAKQLISEGKQVEAYGNLKYFLYKTDFEKATEEDVNRFTQLDDTDVLSAIKTWQNADDFVLSYFCKAVVQRKFPKTVFSSQKFEESEILEKIERANQKFGIENGDQLVEQISRTLLPYDNQKQPIFLLKRDGRKIKLEDAETQILSAHINQPTTKNILFFPREI
- the lpxA gene encoding acyl-ACP--UDP-N-acetylglucosamine O-acyltransferase; the protein is MIHQLAAVDRRAKIGKDVTIEPFTTIAADVEIGEGTWIGPNVTIMDGARIGKNCRIFPGTVISAIPQDLKFDGEQTLTIIGDNTTIRECVTVNRGTKALGYTKVGNDCLIMATSHIAHDCVLGNHVIIVNGCGIAGHVEIGDFTVMGGLSAVHQFGKIGKHVMISGGTLVRKDIPPYVKVAREPMSYAGINSVGLRRRGFSNDRILEIQKIYKYLFQSKMNVSQATRFIENEMPPTEERDEILEFIKNSPRGIVKGYGTGKE
- the efp gene encoding elongation factor P → MATSNDIKKGLCIEFNNDIYKVIEFLHVKPGKGPAFVRTKLKSVTNGKVIDNTFSAGHKIDEVKVITRKFQYLYDDENGFHFMNNEDFSQMYLNKEMIENAQFMKAGEEVTIIMKEADETPLSAEIPPTVYLEVIEADPGVKGNTATNALKNAIVETGARVLVPLFIEAGDKIKVNTEDGTYLERVK
- a CDS encoding DUF1304 domain-containing protein; translation: MQTLSTILVALVALEHLYILYMEMFAWETLGKKTFKGSLPNELFKPTKKLAANQGLYNGFLAAGLIWSFFIEIPEWQKNIQFFFLGCVIVAGIYGALTASRKIFFVQALPAILALVFVLLR
- a CDS encoding LpxD N-terminal domain-containing protein, which produces MTFKSPQTLKTIAELIGAKYVGDENFQIFGTNEIHRVKKGEIVFVNHPKYYDKALHSEATIILIDKEVACPEGKALLVSDDPFRDFNKINDHFTGIQTFETTGNNLSIGENCKIHPSVIIGNDVKIGDNCMIFPNVVIGDRTVIGNNCIIQAGTVLGGDAFYYNKNAEGYRKMLSVGNVILEDEVEIGVNCCIDRGVTDSTIIKKGSKLDNLIQIGHDTVLGERTLVASGAMIAGCCIIEDDVQVWGQVGMASGKRVGKGAVLLGKTGVNRDLEGGKTYFGSLAEEFREYLKKEIKLKNL
- the sucD gene encoding succinate--CoA ligase subunit alpha; the encoded protein is MSVLVNKDSKVIVQGFTGNEGTFHATQMIEYGTNVVGGVTPGKGGTEHLGKPVFNTVADAVAKAGANVSIIFVPPAFAADAVMEAAEAGIKVIVCITEGIPVADMVKVKEYIKDKGARLIGPNCPGIITSDEAKIGIMPGFVFKKGRVGIVSKSGTLTYEAADQVVRAGFGVSTAIGIGGDPIIGTTTKEALELFINDPETDAVVMIGEIGGSLEAEAARWYRDSGSKKPVVGFIAGQTAPKGRTMGHAGAIVGGAEDTAQAKMQIMEECGINVVASPADIGKTIAKVLG
- the lpxD gene encoding UDP-3-O-(3-hydroxymyristoyl)glucosamine N-acyltransferase, which encodes MEFTAAQIASFINGKILGDENASITGVSPIENAQNGQLSFVSQEKFAEFISLSEASVIIVSEKFVKEENYKPTLIVVEDAYLAFQVLMNLYQQMREEKKSGIEQPSTIADSATIGENVYVGAHSYISDKSKIGNGTQIFPQVYIGKNVKIGDNSIIYSGARIYDYCVVGDNCIIHSNTVVGSDGFGFQPTKDGYQKIPQLGNVVIENNVEIGSNCSIDRGTIGSTVIGEGTKIDNLIQIAHNVKIGKNNVIAAQAGIAGSTVIGDWNMIGGQTGVAGHLKIGNQIRVQAQSGINRDVQDGETLFGTPAFNAGDYRRSYVLFRKFPEIVERINNLEKNSKENTNE
- a CDS encoding outer membrane beta-barrel protein → MKTNVNTWLQKLLIISVGFIFTPIFSQVDFSSTRFGLIAGPTYSRIQNAHNPSSSRISFYGGALAIIPIGGDDMFYLQPQVEYLSAGEKGDGETVYANNYLSVPVYFKAYFSEAESEFFGQLGPRFGFLLSQKVENPSRSIYNVEEFGKAAAFDLAISAGLGFSYKRKLEIVGRFDFGVSNNLPDLMGKEPQDGATNSTKRQHVLSAGITYIFD
- a CDS encoding bifunctional UDP-3-O-[3-hydroxymyristoyl] N-acetylglucosamine deacetylase/3-hydroxyacyl-ACP dehydratase, whose product is MSEKQKTLGKEVSLSGIGLHTGRQVNLTMKPAKENTGFVFVRTDLEGNPQVEADVNYVTTTERGTTLEKLGVKIHTCEHLLAALVGMDIDNAILEMNSAEPPIMDGSSKFFVEAIEEAGVVEQEQNREYLVIKEVMNYVDPNTGSEITIIPSENYEITTMVDFGTKILGTQNASLKNITDFKDEISSARTFSFLHELEMLLDSGLIKGGDISNAIVYVDKELTPETAEKLKKAFGKEEVTIRPNGILDNLTLNYPNEAARHKLLDVIGDLALTGVKIKGKVIATKPGHFVNTQFAKKLNRQWKLQKKKNVPDFDLKAEPVFDINGIMRLLPHRPPFLLIDKILELSESHVVGLKNVSMNEPFFVGHFPKEPVMPGVLQIEAMAQAGGILVLANVPDPENYSTYFVKIDKVKFKKKVIPGDTLIFKIELIEPIRRGIVHMQGYGYVGDSVVVEAELMAQVAKTKLDS